In Malus sylvestris chromosome 16, drMalSylv7.2, whole genome shotgun sequence, the following are encoded in one genomic region:
- the LOC126607971 gene encoding polygalacturonase At1g48100 — MKRSRNSSTLLFLFLIVCVTFFTVSIDARTHHNKKSKPHNEHHEGKGGSHKSHLSGPAPAPLPPSGSRTTFPVLSFGAKGDGVSDDSKALLAAWKAACRVKGATVEIPSGFKFLVHPITLEGACMPDLVLQIDGTLLAPSKVGSWPDSGLLQWINLKYVHNFTIQGTGSVDGQGFDWWSKSNHIPKSKPTALRFYSGFDVTVRDIKILNSPQCHLKFDNSASIKVDNITITSPENSPNTDGIHLQNTKNVEIQHSTIGCGDDCVSIQTGCDNVHVHHIKCGPGHGISLGGLGGNQSTACVSNIIVNDISFNNTQLGVRIKTWPGGRGSVKNVSFSNIEVSNVGKPIVIDQNYCDNKLKKIMSKKNHRGAVAISGVKYERITGNYTQQPILLNCSSDTPCTDVDLIDIQLKPISEKLSSSPGLDWCQNSYGKTKAPLVPSSIDYCLGRDGSPLLKNIAKSHEKNIMC, encoded by the exons ATGAAGAGAAGTAGAAATTCATCTActctcctttttttatttttgattgtCTGTGTCACATTTTTTACAGTTTCAATTGACGCAAGAACTCATCACAACAAGAAGAGCAAACCACATAATGAACATCATGAAGGGAAGGGTGGCAGTCATAAATCACATTTGTCTGGCCCTGCTCCAGCCCCTCTTCCTCCCTCTGGTTCTCGAACAACTTTCCCCGTCCTGTCATTCGGAGCCAAGGGGGATGGAGTCTCCGATGATTCAAAG GCACTCTTAGCAGCATGGAAAGCTGCCTGCAGGGTTAAGGGGGCAACTGTCGAAATCCCATCAGGATTCAAGTTCCTCGTCCACCCCATAACACTTGAAGGCGCGTGTATGCCTGACCTTGTTCTTCAG ATAGATGGAACTCTCTTGGCTCCTTCAAAAGTAGGTTCCTGGCCAGATTCCGGTTTGTTACAATGGATAAACTTAAAATACGTCCATAACTTCACCATCCAGGGCACTGGTAGTGTTGATGGCCAGGGCTTTGACTGGTGGAGCAAGTCCAACCACATCCCGAAATCGAAACCCACT GCTTTAAGATTTTATTCAGGCTTTGACGTCACAGTTCGcgatatcaaaattttaaacagcCCTCAGTGCCATCTAAAATTTGACAACTCTGCGTCGATCAAAGTTGACAACATTACCATAACTTCACCAGAGAATAGCCCAAACACTGACGGCATTCACTTGCAAAACACCAAAAATGTGGAAATTCAGCATTCTACTATTGGCTGTG GAGATGACTGTGTGTCCATACAAACAGGCTGCGATAATGTTCATGTTCATCATATTAAATGTGGCCCTGGCCATGGCATAAG TCTAGGAGGACTTGGAGGAAACCAAAGTACAGCATGTGTCTCAAACATTATTGTGAACGACATTTCATTCAACAACACTCAATTAGGAGTTAGGATCAAGACTTGGCCG GGCGGACGGGGATCTGTGAAGAATGTATCATTTTCGAATATCGAGGTTTCCAATGTGGGCAAACCTATAGTGATAGACCAGAACTATTGTgacaacaaattaaaaaaaattatgagcaAGAAAAACCATAGAGGAGCTGTAGCAATCTCAGGTGTTAAATACGAACGGATTACCGGGAATTATACACAGCAGCCTATTCTTCTAAATTGTAGCAGTGACACTCCATGCACAGATGTGGACCTTATTGATATTCAGCTCAAGCCAATATCTGAGAAGCTGAGTTCATCACCTGGACTTGATTGGTGTCAAAACTCTTACGGGAAGACAAAAGCTCCATTGGTTCCTTCAAGCATAGACTACTGCTTGGGAAGAGATGGGAGTCCACTACTCAAGAATATAGCAAAGTCACACGAGAAGAATATTATGTGTTAG